In Dama dama isolate Ldn47 chromosome 9, ASM3311817v1, whole genome shotgun sequence, the following proteins share a genomic window:
- the YJEFN3 gene encoding yjeF N-terminal domain-containing protein 3 isoform X2, whose amino-acid sequence MGPGLPCSVGCQMCLDFFLPLLKPCLSAASLFRLGVFSTGVPVGWMGDLYRSVPGWRGAQQRRVHLHAGQDPVAGVMSPSLSFQTLFPCQYLELWDSRHSTGSSTPGTKGLSPLALYNQWPCAAPLRRLLIGGHTEWAGGRTPLRPGVRLKGCGSGGGTQITCAMSSTDGPDLAEAPKERCFLSTAEAAALERELLEDYRFGRQQLVEWCGHASAVAVTKAFPLPALPRKQRTALVVCGPEQNGAVGLVCARHLRVFEYEPTIFYPTRSLDPLHRDLTTQCEKMDIPFLSYLPAEVQLINNAYRLVVDAVLGPGVEPGEVGGPCTRALATLKLLSIPLAGTQRLAATPRTGYDPTCSYRWRRPSAAPAASQGATTSWRAGSCPTTCAESSLCACRGTRAPTASLRFDRRPRQ is encoded by the exons ATGGGCCCTGGATTGCCCTGCAGTGTCGGCTGCCAAATGTGCCTGGACTTTTTCCTGCCTTTGCTGAAACCCTGCTTGTCAGCAGCCAGCCTCTTCAGACTGGGGGTCTTCTCCACTGGGGTACCGGTTGGGTGGATGGGCGACCTGTATCGGAGCGTACCGGGCTGGAGAGGGGCGCAGCAGAGGCGGGTCCACTTGCATGCAGGCCAGGACCCCGTAGCGGGGGTAATGAGCCCATCGCTGTCCTTCCAGACTTTGTTTCCCTGCCAGTATCTGGAACTTTGGGATTCCCGCCATTCCACGGGCAGCTCCACTCCTGGCACGAAGGGGTTAAGTCCACTTGCACTTTACAACCAATGGCCATGCGCAGCGCCTCTGCGGCGTCTCCTGATTGGCGGACACACGGAGTGGGCGGGAGGACGGACGCCCCTCCGCCCAGGGGTGCGTTTAAAAGGCTGTGGCAGTGGTGGCGGCACACAGATCACCTGCGCCATGAGCAGCACGGATGGCCCGGACCTAGCGGAGGCGCCCAAAGAGCGGTGCTTCCTCAG CACCGCGGAGGCAGCGGCCCTGGAGCGGGAGCTGCTGGAGGACTATCGCTTTGGGCGGCAGCAGCTGGTGGAGTGGTGTGGCCATGCTAGTGCCGTGGCTGTGACCAAG GCGTTTCCTCTGCCCGCTCTCCCCCGGAAGCAGAGGACGGCGCTGGTCGTGTGCGGCCCAGAGCAGAACGGAGCGGTGGGGCTGGTGTGCGCGCGGCACCTGCGGGTGTTC GAGTACGAACCCACCATCTTCTACCCCACACGCTCACTGGACCCTCTGCACCGGGACCTGACTACTCAGTGTGAGAAGATGGACATCCCCTTCCTGTCCTACCTGCCCGCAGAG GTCCAGCTCATCAACAACGCCTACAGGCTGGTGGTGGACGCTGTGCTGGGCCCTGGCGTGGAGCCGGGCGAGGTCGGGGGTCCCTGCACACGTGCGCTGGCCACGCTCAAGCTACTGTCCATCCCCCTT GCTGGGACCCAGAGACTGGCGGCGACGCCGAGGACGGGCTACGACCCGACGTGCTCGTATCGCTGGCGGCGCCCAAGCGCTGCGCCGGCCGCTTCTCAGGGCGCCACCACTTCGTGGCGGGCCGGTTCGTGCCCGACGACGTGCGCCGAAAGTTCGCTCTGCGCCTGCCGGGGTACACGGGCACCGACTGCATCGCTGCGCTTTGACAGGCGCCCGCGCCAATAA
- the YJEFN3 gene encoding yjeF N-terminal domain-containing protein 3 isoform X1 has protein sequence MGPGLPCSVGCQMCLDFFLPLLKPCLSAASLFRLGVFSTGVPVGWMGDLYRSVPGWRGAQQRRVHLHAGQDPVAGVMSPSLSFQTLFPCQYLELWDSRHSTGSSTPGTKGLSPLALYNQWPCAAPLRRLLIGGHTEWAGGRTPLRPGVRLKGCGSGGGTQITCAMSSTDGPDLAEAPKERCFLSTAEAAALERELLEDYRFGRQQLVEWCGHASAVAVTKAFPLPALPRKQRTALVVCGPEQNGAVGLVCARHLRVFEYEPTIFYPTRSLDPLHRDLTTQCEKMDIPFLSYLPAEVQLINNAYRLVVDAVLGPGVEPGEVGGPCTRALATLKLLSIPLVSLDIPSGWDPETGGDAEDGLRPDVLVSLAAPKRCAGRFSGRHHFVAGRFVPDDVRRKFALRLPGYTGTDCIAAL, from the exons ATGGGCCCTGGATTGCCCTGCAGTGTCGGCTGCCAAATGTGCCTGGACTTTTTCCTGCCTTTGCTGAAACCCTGCTTGTCAGCAGCCAGCCTCTTCAGACTGGGGGTCTTCTCCACTGGGGTACCGGTTGGGTGGATGGGCGACCTGTATCGGAGCGTACCGGGCTGGAGAGGGGCGCAGCAGAGGCGGGTCCACTTGCATGCAGGCCAGGACCCCGTAGCGGGGGTAATGAGCCCATCGCTGTCCTTCCAGACTTTGTTTCCCTGCCAGTATCTGGAACTTTGGGATTCCCGCCATTCCACGGGCAGCTCCACTCCTGGCACGAAGGGGTTAAGTCCACTTGCACTTTACAACCAATGGCCATGCGCAGCGCCTCTGCGGCGTCTCCTGATTGGCGGACACACGGAGTGGGCGGGAGGACGGACGCCCCTCCGCCCAGGGGTGCGTTTAAAAGGCTGTGGCAGTGGTGGCGGCACACAGATCACCTGCGCCATGAGCAGCACGGATGGCCCGGACCTAGCGGAGGCGCCCAAAGAGCGGTGCTTCCTCAG CACCGCGGAGGCAGCGGCCCTGGAGCGGGAGCTGCTGGAGGACTATCGCTTTGGGCGGCAGCAGCTGGTGGAGTGGTGTGGCCATGCTAGTGCCGTGGCTGTGACCAAG GCGTTTCCTCTGCCCGCTCTCCCCCGGAAGCAGAGGACGGCGCTGGTCGTGTGCGGCCCAGAGCAGAACGGAGCGGTGGGGCTGGTGTGCGCGCGGCACCTGCGGGTGTTC GAGTACGAACCCACCATCTTCTACCCCACACGCTCACTGGACCCTCTGCACCGGGACCTGACTACTCAGTGTGAGAAGATGGACATCCCCTTCCTGTCCTACCTGCCCGCAGAG GTCCAGCTCATCAACAACGCCTACAGGCTGGTGGTGGACGCTGTGCTGGGCCCTGGCGTGGAGCCGGGCGAGGTCGGGGGTCCCTGCACACGTGCGCTGGCCACGCTCAAGCTACTGTCCATCCCCCTTGTGAGCCTGGACATCCCCTCAG GCTGGGACCCAGAGACTGGCGGCGACGCCGAGGACGGGCTACGACCCGACGTGCTCGTATCGCTGGCGGCGCCCAAGCGCTGCGCCGGCCGCTTCTCAGGGCGCCACCACTTCGTGGCGGGCCGGTTCGTGCCCGACGACGTGCGCCGAAAGTTCGCTCTGCGCCTGCCGGGGTACACGGGCACCGACTGCATCGCTGCGCTTTGA
- the YJEFN3 gene encoding yjeF N-terminal domain-containing protein 3 isoform X3: MGPGLPCSVGCQMCLDFFLPLLKPCLSAASLFRLGVFSTGVPVGWMGDLYRSVPGWRGAQQRRVHLHAGQDPVAGVMSPSLSFQTLFPCQYLELWDSRHSTGSSTPGTKGLSPLALYNQWPCAAPLRRLLIGGHTEWAGGRTPLRPGVRLKGCGSGGGTQITCAMSSTDGPDLAEAPKERCFLSTAEAAALERELLEDYRFGRQQLVEWCGHASAVAVTKAFPLPALPRKQRTALVVCGPEQNGAVGLVCARHLRVFEYEPTIFYPTRSLDPLHRDLTTQCEKMDIPFLSYLPAEVQLINNAYRLVVDAVLGPGVEPGEVGGPCTRALATLKLLSIPLHGVPSAHPGPVAQADVSSLGKGLAHPGRRPMPVGTIRQQADGTNSC; this comes from the exons ATGGGCCCTGGATTGCCCTGCAGTGTCGGCTGCCAAATGTGCCTGGACTTTTTCCTGCCTTTGCTGAAACCCTGCTTGTCAGCAGCCAGCCTCTTCAGACTGGGGGTCTTCTCCACTGGGGTACCGGTTGGGTGGATGGGCGACCTGTATCGGAGCGTACCGGGCTGGAGAGGGGCGCAGCAGAGGCGGGTCCACTTGCATGCAGGCCAGGACCCCGTAGCGGGGGTAATGAGCCCATCGCTGTCCTTCCAGACTTTGTTTCCCTGCCAGTATCTGGAACTTTGGGATTCCCGCCATTCCACGGGCAGCTCCACTCCTGGCACGAAGGGGTTAAGTCCACTTGCACTTTACAACCAATGGCCATGCGCAGCGCCTCTGCGGCGTCTCCTGATTGGCGGACACACGGAGTGGGCGGGAGGACGGACGCCCCTCCGCCCAGGGGTGCGTTTAAAAGGCTGTGGCAGTGGTGGCGGCACACAGATCACCTGCGCCATGAGCAGCACGGATGGCCCGGACCTAGCGGAGGCGCCCAAAGAGCGGTGCTTCCTCAG CACCGCGGAGGCAGCGGCCCTGGAGCGGGAGCTGCTGGAGGACTATCGCTTTGGGCGGCAGCAGCTGGTGGAGTGGTGTGGCCATGCTAGTGCCGTGGCTGTGACCAAG GCGTTTCCTCTGCCCGCTCTCCCCCGGAAGCAGAGGACGGCGCTGGTCGTGTGCGGCCCAGAGCAGAACGGAGCGGTGGGGCTGGTGTGCGCGCGGCACCTGCGGGTGTTC GAGTACGAACCCACCATCTTCTACCCCACACGCTCACTGGACCCTCTGCACCGGGACCTGACTACTCAGTGTGAGAAGATGGACATCCCCTTCCTGTCCTACCTGCCCGCAGAG GTCCAGCTCATCAACAACGCCTACAGGCTGGTGGTGGACGCTGTGCTGGGCCCTGGCGTGGAGCCGGGCGAGGTCGGGGGTCCCTGCACACGTGCGCTGGCCACGCTCAAGCTACTGTCCATCCCCCTT CACGGCGTGCCCTCTGCCCATCCTGGCCCAGTCGCCCAGGCAGACGTGAGCTCACTCGGCAAAGGCCTCGCCCATCCTGGCCGCCGCCCCATGCCTGTTGGAACCATTAGGCAACAGGCAGACGGAACAAACAGCTGCTAG
- the YJEFN3 gene encoding yjeF N-terminal domain-containing protein 3 isoform X4 yields the protein MGPGLPCSVGCQMCLDFFLPLLKPCLSAASLFRLGVFSTGVPVGWMGDLYRSVPGWRGAQQRRVHLHAGQDPVAGVMSPSLSFQTLFPCQYLELWDSRHSTGSSTPGTKGLSPLALYNQWPCAAPLRRLLIGGHTEWAGGRTPLRPGVRLKGCGSGGGTQITCAMSSTDGPDLAEAPKERCFLSTAEAAALERELLEDYRFGRQQLVEWCGHASAVAVTKAFPLPALPRKQRTALVVCGPEQNGAVGLVCARHLRVFEYEPTIFYPTRSLDPLHRDLTTQCEKMDIPFLSYLPAEVQLINNAYRLVVDAVLGPGVEPGEVGGPCTRALATLKLLSIPLVSLDIPSARRALCPSWPSRPGRRELTRQRPRPSWPPPHACWNH from the exons ATGGGCCCTGGATTGCCCTGCAGTGTCGGCTGCCAAATGTGCCTGGACTTTTTCCTGCCTTTGCTGAAACCCTGCTTGTCAGCAGCCAGCCTCTTCAGACTGGGGGTCTTCTCCACTGGGGTACCGGTTGGGTGGATGGGCGACCTGTATCGGAGCGTACCGGGCTGGAGAGGGGCGCAGCAGAGGCGGGTCCACTTGCATGCAGGCCAGGACCCCGTAGCGGGGGTAATGAGCCCATCGCTGTCCTTCCAGACTTTGTTTCCCTGCCAGTATCTGGAACTTTGGGATTCCCGCCATTCCACGGGCAGCTCCACTCCTGGCACGAAGGGGTTAAGTCCACTTGCACTTTACAACCAATGGCCATGCGCAGCGCCTCTGCGGCGTCTCCTGATTGGCGGACACACGGAGTGGGCGGGAGGACGGACGCCCCTCCGCCCAGGGGTGCGTTTAAAAGGCTGTGGCAGTGGTGGCGGCACACAGATCACCTGCGCCATGAGCAGCACGGATGGCCCGGACCTAGCGGAGGCGCCCAAAGAGCGGTGCTTCCTCAG CACCGCGGAGGCAGCGGCCCTGGAGCGGGAGCTGCTGGAGGACTATCGCTTTGGGCGGCAGCAGCTGGTGGAGTGGTGTGGCCATGCTAGTGCCGTGGCTGTGACCAAG GCGTTTCCTCTGCCCGCTCTCCCCCGGAAGCAGAGGACGGCGCTGGTCGTGTGCGGCCCAGAGCAGAACGGAGCGGTGGGGCTGGTGTGCGCGCGGCACCTGCGGGTGTTC GAGTACGAACCCACCATCTTCTACCCCACACGCTCACTGGACCCTCTGCACCGGGACCTGACTACTCAGTGTGAGAAGATGGACATCCCCTTCCTGTCCTACCTGCCCGCAGAG GTCCAGCTCATCAACAACGCCTACAGGCTGGTGGTGGACGCTGTGCTGGGCCCTGGCGTGGAGCCGGGCGAGGTCGGGGGTCCCTGCACACGTGCGCTGGCCACGCTCAAGCTACTGTCCATCCCCCTTGTGAGCCTGGACATCCCCTCAG CACGGCGTGCCCTCTGCCCATCCTGGCCCAGTCGCCCAGGCAGACGTGAGCTCACTCGGCAAAGGCCTCGCCCATCCTGGCCGCCGCCCCATGCCTGTTGGAACCATTAG